The genomic window AATCGTTATATACGAGCTGTATTTTTTCGTTTGGGTCTATTCCTGAAAAAAACAGCATAACTTTTTGATAGGGAGCAATTTTGTAACTGCGTTCGTAGCTAACGCCCGAGCAAGGAATAGTATCTTTTTTTGAAGTTACAGCGTAAAAATCTTTATCAAGACCAAAAGACATATATTTTACGGCATCAGTGTATTCCATGCTTGTAAAATCTTTAGAAAGTAGATCTTTTTCTTCTTCTTGTTGGAAAGTAAATTCTAAAACACGTTCTCTTTTGTTCTTTTCATAAAGAGAATCTACCGTTCTAAGACTATCAGTTCCAATATTTTTGAGTAAATAGTACTGAATAGGCACTTCGATGGCTGTAAATCCGATGTCTTCGACTTTTTGGGTATAAATACGAGATTTCCAGCCTATTTTTTCAAGGTTGAAATAACGATCTCTAATTTCTGAATCGTCAGACTTTGTAATAGAATTATCCTTGTTACAAGATGTGAAAACAAAAAATACTATGACAAAAATAATTTTATTTAAGTCCTTCATACTTTTTGGTTATAAGTAATCAAATTGCTTTTTACATCAATATTTTTAGCAGTAAATAAATTTTTTGTCTTATTTACTGAGCCCATTAAAAGTTGGCATTCGTTTTCTTTTGAAAATTCTGAAGAACAACTTTTTATTCTAGTCCATATTTTAGAAGATTGTATAGAGCCAAAAGAAGTGTGGAATTGATTAAGCTCTTCTTTTTTAGCAATAAATAGAGTTTTAAGACCTTTTTTGTCAAGATTAGGTAAGCCAGAAGATCGTAGTTTTGAGTATAAAGAGCCAAGATTAAATTTTAGGGTATTAAAATTTTTTTCTTCTGTAATCTTTAGCTCATTAGCCATATTAAAATTGTTGAAAATTTTAATATTATCTATGCATGTAATTTTATTTTTAGTAAAATTTAACGATGTAAATACTGTTAATATAGTAATTAACAAGACAAAGATTGTTATAAATAATAACTCGTATTTTTTTTTCACTGAATTAATTGGTTAATTTTTTAATAAAAATCTATTTATTCTAAAATGTACTTAATTACTGTGCTTATAGTTGTTTTTTATGTTAAATCTTGATTTTATTTTGTTAAAAGGCGAGTATTTGTTTGTTTTATTTTTTATATTATGTTAATATAATGTATTTTGTTAAACGTGGTCAAAAATATATTTATTAATTTGAAATTCCTTACGGCTTTCCTCATTCAAGTGCAATTTTTACTAAAAAAAATAAAAATAGATTGTAAGTAGCTGAAAATGAATTGTTTTTTTTTTTTTTTTTTTTTTTTTTTTTGAGATTCAGATAATTTTTAGTTTGTGATGATATGTTGAGTAACAAATTAGAAGATTTACGACATATTACTAATAGCCAATGTAAAAATGATGACACTTATAGCAATATTTTTCCCATGTATCTCTTTTCTTTTAAGAGGCAAAATTTTGACGTCTTTACTTTGCTTGATTTTGCAGTTAACTTTAATCGGCTGGATGCCTGCTGCAATATGGGCGGTCATATCTCTTCAGGATTCAAGAGCTGACAGACGTAATGAAAAATTAATAAAAGCAATGCGAAATAGATAATTGTTTATATGCTCACAATATGCGCAAATGTGAAAAATCTAGAATTGAAAATAAATAAAGGAGTCTTTGATTTTATGGAATTCATAATTAAAAAATGTACCACTTTCTTGAAGACATTTTATTGAAAAGGATAAAATTTGTTCTTTAGATGTTTTTACATAATTTTACATATTATGTATGAAATATTCCAAAAATATATCGAAGAAAAAGCTGAATTTACCCCGGCTGAATCAGAACGTATACAATCTTTTGCCATTATCAAAAAACTTCGAAAAAGACAATATCTATTGCAGGAAGGAGATGTCTGGAAGTACGATGCTTTTATTACTCAAGGCTGTGTAAGAACATACACGGTTGACGATAAAGGCGGTGAGCATGTAAATAGCTTTAGTATTGAAAATTGGTGGACAGGTGATAGAGAGAGTTTAATGATGCAGCAACCGTCACGATTTAATATCGATGCTATTGAAGATACAGCGCTTGTTCTTTTTACTCATGAAAATTTTGAATTGCTGTGTAG from Flavobacterium sp. KACC 22763 includes these protein-coding regions:
- a CDS encoding YqaE/Pmp3 family membrane protein gives rise to the protein MTLIAIFFPCISFLLRGKILTSLLCLILQLTLIGWMPAAIWAVISLQDSRADRRNEKLIKAMRNR
- a CDS encoding Crp/Fnr family transcriptional regulator, with the protein product MYEIFQKYIEEKAEFTPAESERIQSFAIIKKLRKRQYLLQEGDVWKYDAFITQGCVRTYTVDDKGGEHVNSFSIENWWTGDRESLMMQQPSRFNIDAIEDTALVLFTHENFELLCREIPAFNNMVNTILQRSFIAAQNRIQASLTLTAEEKYLNFIKKYPGFASRIPQVMIASYLGMTPETLSRIRKQTAKK